GCCGGGCGAAAGGGCCAAGGTTGCCGTAGAATCATATGATGATCGTATTGACCCGGTTGGTGCCTGCGTAGGTATGAAGGGTTCACGTATACATGGTATCGTTCGCGAATTAAAAAATGAAAATATTGATGTGATTAACTTCACCAACAATATTCAGCTTTATATTCAACGTGCATTGTCGCCAGCCAAAATCACATCTATTAAATTAGATGACGAGAAAAAAACAGCAGCAGTATACTTAAAGCCCGACCAGGTTTCTTTAGCTATCGGCCGTGGTGGTCATAATATTAAACTGGCTGGTAAATTAACCGGCTATGAAATAGATGTTTACCGTGAGGCTGATGAACATGATGAGGATGTGGATATCGAAGAGTTCTCAGATGAAATTGATAGCTGGATTATTGATGAATTTAAGCGTATTGGCTTAGATACAGCAAAATCGGTATTGGCTTTAACTGTTGGCGAGTTGGTAAAACGTACCGATCTGGAAGAAGAAACGGTAAAAGAAGTGCTATCAATATTGAATGCTGAGTTTGAATAAGCATAATAACCAAAATTAAAATCGTATTTTTGCGATAATTAGCAGAGAAAATATAATAAATGTCAGAAGACAAATCAATAAAATTAATTAAGGCGGTAAAAGAGCTCAACATTGGTATGGGTACCATTGTCGATTTTTTGGCGACTAAAGGCTATAAGGTTGATAAGCACCCCATGGCCCAGCTAAATGGCGACATGTACAATGCGTTGTTGAAGGAATTTGCCTTTGATAAAAGTATTAAAGAGGAAGCCAAGCAGATCAGTATCGGTAAGATAAGGAAAGAGGAAACTGCACCGCTGCCTGAAAGACCGGTTGAAAACCGCCGTTCGCGCGATTTTGAAAACGAAGAAATACTGATCAAAAATGCCGGCCAATATACTGCGCCGCAGGCCGAAAAACCGAAACCGGTTGAGCCTGCTGCTCCTGCTGCCCCGGTGAAAACCGAGGAGCGCAGCGATGTATTGCCCGGAGTTAAGGTAATTGGAAAAATTGACCTTAATAATCTGAATGCGAAGCCGCAGCCTGTTGCCGACAAGCCGGTTGTAGCAGAAGCGCCTAAACCAGAACCAGTTGTGGAAGCGCCTAAACCGGTTGTTGCTGAAGTGCCGAAAGTAGAAGCGCCAAAACCAGAGCCAGTTGTGGAAGCACCAAAGCCGGTTGTTGCAGAAACCCCTAAGGTAGAAGCACCCAAACCACCGGTTGTTGAAACGCCAAAGGCAGAAGAGCCTAAAGTAGAGGCTCCAAAACCGCCTGCAGTGCAAGCCCCTGTTGTTGAAACCCCGGCCGAAGCACCTGCAGATGGGGATGATGACGTAATACGGGCCAAGGCCGAACGCCTTACTGGGCCTAATATTATCGGTAAAATACAATTGCCGGTTAATGCTCCAAAGCGTAATCCTATAGCATCTTCATCAAATTCAAACAGCGCCGATCATAAGCGCAAAAGGAAACGTAAAGATAGTCAGGGCAATCCGCAGCAAGGTGGCGGTGGCAACCATCCGCAAAGCCAACAAGGCGGTGGAGGCAGTCATCCTCCGCATACCCCATCGGGTGGCGGTACTATTAACCCCAACCGTCCGGATTTCAGGAATCGGGGTAATGGTGCGCCAGGAAACGGAGGCCCTCAGCAAGGAGGTGGCGGTGGAAACCGCCCCGATTTCAGAGGCAACCGTAATAATGCGCCGCAAAATACCGGTCCTAAGGAAGAACCTTCAGAAAAAGATATACAAGACCAGATTAAAGCGACACTCGCACGCTTAAGCGGTGCAGGTAAATCAGGTAAGTTTGCACAGCGGGCCAAATTCCGCCGTCAAAAACGTGATGACGTTGCCGCCAGCGCCGACGAATTGGCAATGGAGCAGGAATTGCAATCGAAAGTATTAAAGGTTACCGAGTTTGTAACTGCCAATGAGCTTGCGTTGATGATGGATGTATCCGTAACCCAGATTATATCTACCTGTATGAGCCTGGGCATGTTCGTATCTATCAACCAAAGGCTTGATGCAGAAACATTAACCATTGTGGCCGATGAGTTTGGCTACCAGGTTGAATTTGTGAAGCCACAGGATGAAGAGGCCAACCTTGATCAACCCGATGATCCGGCAGATTTAGTTCCCCGTGCGCCAATTGTAACCATCATGGGTCACGTGGATCATGGTAAAACATCATTGTTGGATTTTATCCGCAAAACAAACGTAATAGGCGGCGAAGCCGGGGGTATTACCCAGCACATTGGTGCCTATGAGGTTACTTTGCCGGATAATAAAGGAAAAATAACATTCCTGGATACACCGGGTCACGAGGCGTTTACCGCCATGCGTGCAAGGGGTGCACAGGTAACAGATATTGTAATTATTGTAATTGCTGCTGATGATAGCGTGATGCCGCAAACCCGCGAGGCCATAAACCACGCGCAGGCTGCAGGTGCACCAATCATCTTTGCTTTCAACAAAATTGACAGACCCGGAGCCAACTCGGATAAAATCCGCGAGCAATTATCGGCCATGAATATTTTGGTTGAAGAGTGGGGTGGTAAATACCAAACACAAGAGATATCGGCCAAAACAGGCTTAAATATCGAATTACTGTTAGAGAAAGTATTGCTTGAAGCCGAATTGCTTGAATTAAAAGCAAACCCTAATAAACGTGCCGTAGGTACTGTTATTGAGGCGGCGTTAGATAAAGGCCGAGGTATTGTAACCACTATATTGGTACAGGCAGGCCGTTTAAAAGTAGGTGATCCTATTTTGGCCGGTTGCTACAGCGGTCGTGTTAAGGCATTAACCAATGAGCGTGGTCAAAGGGTTGAATCTGCCGGCCCATCAACACCGGTACAGGTATTGGGTATGCAGGGCGCGCCAACAGCGGGCGATAAATTCAACGTATTGGAAAGTGAAGTTGAAGCACGTGAAATTGCCAACAAGCGTTTACAATTACAACGCGAACAAGGTTTACGTACGCAGAAACATATTACACTTGATGAAATTGGCCGCCGTTTGGCAGTTGGTAACTTTAAGGAGCTTAACATTATTGTTAAGGGCGACGTGGATGGATCTATCGAGGCGTTATCAGATTCGTTGCTGAAACTATCTACCGAGCAGATACAGGTTAACATCATATCAAAAGCGGTGGGTCAGATCTCTGAATCTGACGTATTGCTGGCTTCTGCGTCAGATGCTATTATCATTGGTTTCCAGGTTCGTCCTTCGGGAAGTGCCCGTAAGCTGGCCGAGGCTGAGCAGATTGATATCAGGCTATACTCTATCATCTACGATGCCATTAACGAAATTAAGGCGGCGATGGAAGGCATGCTGGCACCAACCTTTGAAGAGAAGATTGTTGCGAATGTGGAGATCCGGGAAACCTTCAAGATCAGCAAGGTGGGTACCATTGCAGGTTGTATGGTGCTGGATGGTAAAATTAACCGTAACAGCAAAATCCGTATCGTTCGTGATGGCGTGGTTATCTACACTGGCGAGCTTGCTTCACTGAAACGCTTTAAAGACGATGTGAAAGAAGTATTGACTGGTTACGAGTGCGGTTTGAACATCCAAAACTTCAACAATATTGAAGTAGGCGACATTGTTGAAGCTTACGAAAACGTAGAGGTTAAACGGAAGCTGTAATAACATTAGTCTCCTAAAAAATACAAGGGCCAATCTTCAACAGATCGGCCCTTTTTTTTATTTGTTCGCCTGGTGTGGGTTCAAACAAAGGATAAAATCCGAATGATCTTTGATAGTGGGAGGCGTTAACCCAGGGCGATGGTGTCGGGGGGGAGCACCCGAAGCAGGAAGACCCCGTGCGGCTAACCTTAGGCCGGCGAACAAGGAAGCAGATGATACGTCAGTGCCTGAAGAGCACTTTCGGCAGGACGCATGCCCCAATCCCCCCCCTTTTAACAAATGCCCCCCTATTGTTTAACAAACGTTCCATATTATTATTTGTACCCATAAATATTGGTGTATACTTTTAGCCAACCAAAAAAACTTAATCTTACTAAAAGCCTTTATGCAAAGAAAACTAAGCAGCTTTGCGGTATGTACCGGATTTTTATCCATGTGTATGTTCTTTGCTTGCCTCCAAAACAACAGCACGCCAAATCAGCACAAGCCCAATCCAAATACCGCGATTAACGAAGGTTTGGTAAAGCATTATTATAACAGTTCTTTGATAAAGAAACCTGCAACAAGTGTTAAAACTTATCAATTGACAAACTGCGCAGATCCTAATGCTATACCCGGAGAAAAAAATTGTAAATCGCGGAGGTTTGCATGGTGCTTTAAGTTACAAAACAATAAAGTAACCTATATTGAAATACCTGTCGGGTACAACCGGCGGCGTCATCTATCGCGGGATATATAAATATTTAACAAGCCTTGTTTCAATCAGTTTAATACTTCCGTAATATATTGTTGTATTTGCAATTGTAACATAATCAATACATTATTAATGTAACAGGCCTTTTAGGGTGAGCGGTTTGATTATTAATTAAAAGTAATGTACATTTCATCTTTATAAAACCTAAATGATAAACAAACCGGCTCTGTGCTTTTTTATCGCCTTCACTTATTTAAGCAGCCACGCCTTCGGACAAACGGCAACGGACGACAGTGCCATGCAAAAAATAGCCATTGGCCACGTAGTTGGCGCTTACAATACTTCAATAGGTCAAATGTCCCGCCTTTATAACGGCCCCGAGTACGAGTATTATGATCCACTAATAAAAGGGAACGCTTTTTTCTTGGATATAAACGAGTTTAAACCCGGCACGGTCAATTACGATGGGATATATTATGCCAATGTGCCAATGATGTACGATATCAACAAAGACCTGGTGGTAACTTTGTTGTATAATGGCTTTTCTAAATACTCCTTATTAAACTCCAGGATCCAAAGTTTTGATTTGCATAACCATCACTTTGTATACGTTGCGGTCGATTCAACAAATGTGGCGTCATCAATAAGCAGCGGTTTGTATGAAGAGATATATGGCGGCAACCTGCAGGTGTTAGTTAAATGGACAAAAAGCATTCAAAGCATATCAACGCAAACCACACTCGAAACCTTTTTTACAGAAGCTAAAAAGCATTACTATTTAAAAAAGGGCAGCAATTATTATAGTATTGGAGGGCAAGGTGCTTTCCTGAATGTATTGAAGGATAAGAAGAAAGAACTGCAGCAATATATAAAGGCCAATAAAATTAAGTTTAAGGATAACCCGGAAAAGGCAATGTATTTGATTGCCGCGCAGTATGATCAGTTATCAAAATAAGTAAGCTTTATAAAATATTGTATCAACCCAAAAACAGCTGTTAAACCTTCACCAGATAAAGGGCATTGCGAAAAATAAATATGCGAATGAAAAAAATTTACTTTCTAAGTTTTTGGTTTTTGATCCTGATGAAGGTTGGTAATGCCCAGCAAACTGCGGTTAAAACAATAAGTGTAAACTTTCAGCAGGCTACTATCGGGCAACTTGTTGCCGATGTTGAAGCCCAAACAGGGTATCACTTTTACTATGAGCCCTCACTATTTGATAGTTTAAAGGTAACAATTAAGTTAGATAATAAACCGGTTGAAGCAGTGCTGGATGCCGCATTCAAAAATACTGCTTTTCGTTACGCTATAACAGCTGATCGCCAGGTGTTTTTAACCAAAGGACGCGAAATACAACCATCGCTTGCCGCCGGCTTTTTTGGAGTTAAACCCGGCACCCAGGCGGTAAAAAACAATGTGACCACAACCGTAGCAGAATTTACCGATCAGAAAGAAAAGGTTATTCCGGAAGCGACAACCGAAAACAAATTATATGAAATAGGTAATAAAACGAACACTATTGGCTCCGGTAACGCAACGCTATCTGGCTACGTTCGCGACAGCAAATCTGGCGAGGCGGTAATTGGGGGGAGCATTTTTGTTACTAATACCAAAACAGGGGTTGCAACAGATCAGTTTGGCTATTTTACCATCAGCCTGCCTAAAGGGCGTCAAATTTTAAGTATCCGTGGACTTGGGATGCGCGATACGCGCAGGCAAATTGTGCTTTATTCTGACGGAAAGCTAATCATCGAAATGAAAGAGCAAATTACCAGCCTGAAGGAAGTAAAAATATCGGCCGAGAAGGTGGCCAATGTACGCAATGTACAATTGGGCGTAAACAGGCTGGATATTAAGAGCATTAAACAGGTGCCAACGGTATTTGGCGAGGCCGACGTTTTAAGGGTGATATTAACGCTGCCGGGAGTACAATCGGTGGGCGAAGCCACAACAGGCTTCAATGTGCGTGGCGGATCGGCCGATCAGAACCTTATTTTAATGAATGATGCTACAATTTATAACCCATCTCATTTTTTCGGATTTTTCTCGTCATTTAACCCCGACATTGTTAAAGATATTGAACTTTATAAAAGCAGTATCCCGGAAAAATTTGGCGGGCGCCTATCGTCGGTGCTGGATGTTACCAATCGCGAAGGCAATAAAAAGAAGTTTACCGGTTCGGCAGGCATTGGTTTAATAACCAGCAGGCTTAATGTGGAGGGGCCTATCATTAAAGATAAAACCTCGTTTTCATTCGGCGGCCGCACTACCTACTCTGATTGGCTGTTGAAATTGCTGCCCGATGCTTATAAACACAGCCAGGCATCCTTTTACGATTTAAACCTCGACATTAGCCACCAGATAAACGAGAAAAATAATATTTATGTAACTACGTATCTGAGTAAAGATAAATTTAAACTAAACAGCGATACATCATACGGATACAGCAACCGCAACGCCAACATTAAATGGAAGCATAATTTTAACGATAAGCTGTTTAGTGTAATTGGAGCAGGTATAGACAGGTATCAATATGATATTGCCAGCTATGATAACCCGGTTAACGCTTATAAGCTTAATTTCGACATCAACCAAACCAATTTTAAAGCTGATTTTGTTTATTACTTTAACCGTAAAAACACCATTGATTTTGGTTTAACATCTATTTTTTATAAGCTACATCCCGGAAATTTTCAGCCAAATAGCCCCAAATCATTGGTAGCACCTGATGTTATCCCGGCACAGCAGGCTTTGGAAAGCGCCTTATACCTGGGCGACAAGTATGATTTTACCGAAGACTTTTCGGTAAGCGGAGGCATCAGGTATTCCATTTATAATTTCCTGGGCCCCCAAATGGTTTATAATTACGCCCCTAATTTGCCAAAAACAACCTCAAACCTGCTCGATAGTACAAATTATAGCAGCGGGAAGTTCATTAAAACATATTCGGGACCGGAGATTCGGCTTTCGGCAAGGTACCAATTGGGCGACAATACTTCTTTAAAAGGAGGTTACAACACGTTAAGGCAATACATTCATTTATTGTCAAACACAACCGCCATTGCCCCTACTGATGTGTGGCAACTGAGCGATCCTAATATTAAGCCACAATATGGCGATCAGGTATCGCTTGGCCTTTACCATAACATGAAGGCAAACACCATCGAGACATCTGTTGAAATTTATTACAAAAGGCTAAGGGACTACCTGGATTACCGCAGCGGGGCCAACCTGGTGTTGAACCACCACATTGAAAATGATGTATTGGGTACCGAAGGCAAGGCTTACGGCATTGAATTTTTGCTAAAGAAAACTACAGGCAAGGCTAATGGCTGGATAACCTATACCTACTCGCGCACTTTTTTAAGGCAAACCAATCCTAATGAAGGAGAGTTGATTAATGGCGGCACGTACTATCCGGCCAACTTTGATAAGCCACACGCGTTTAACTTTATCGGCAATTACCGCTTTTCGCACAGGTTTAGCGTATCGTTAAATGTTACTTATAGCACAGGCAGACCTATTACATTGCCGGTAGCCAAATATGAGTACGGCGGATCGGAGCGGGTATATTATTCAGACAGGAACCAGTACCGGATACCAGATTACTTCCGTTCGGACTTTTCAATGAACATTGAGGGGAATCACAAAGTGCATCAGCGAACACACAACTCATTCACCATAGGTGTGTATAATTTAACCGGCAGGCAAAATGCCTATTCCACTTATTTTACCGAGCAGGGGGGTATAATAACCGGGTATAAACTATCCATTTTTGCAAGGCCAATTCCGTTTATCAATTATAACATCAGGTTTTAACCAAATATGTGTAGGGGGCCAATTATATGGTTTATTTGATAATGCTTACAGCAGTTACGCAGGCCTGTCATAACGCCAATGCGCATTTATCAGTTGAAAGTGTAGGGGGTATAGTTTGTATGTTAAATAAGGTTAAAGCAGGGTGCAATATGCCCGGTAGTGGCCTGTGTGGAAAGGGGGGTTACCGCTTCAATAATGACGGCCTGAACGCGTCCGGGGCTGTTTGTCAAAAAGGGAAATTAAACCCGACAGATGCCGTTATAAGGCCGCAACATGCCGGTGGCGTTATTGGTTACAACGCTTTTGTCATTTGCTGCACAGGCTGCCGGGCACATAGGACATCAGTTGCTCCTGATTTTTGGATATTATAATGATGAAAAAAAACAAAGACATATGGTGTATTATTGTAATACTGGGCTGTATAGTTGCCGGGTGCAGAAAACCCTATAACCCGCCAGCAATTTTGGCGCCTAATAGTTACCTTGTTGTTGAAGGGGTAATAAACAGCGGCGCCGACTCAACAGTTATTACATTAAGTAAAACGGTGAACCTATCCGAAACGCCGTCGTCAACACTATTATCAAATGCAACGGTAACTGTCGAGGCCGACGGTGGTGCCATCTATCCCTTGCAAGCTTCAATGTCTAATCCGGGTAAATATATTGCCGTTGGCTTAAACCTGGATAATACTAAAAAGTACCGCCTGCATATCACCGCATCAGGTAATAAATATTTATCCGATTATGTGGCTGTAAAAGCAACCCCGCCAATTGATAGCATTACATATAAAATAACAGAGAAAGGCTTGCAAATAAACTCGAACACTCATGATGTCACCAATAACACCCGATATTACCGTTGGGCCTATGAAGAAACATGGCGCTTTCACGCCAGGTTTAATTCGGGATTGATAGTAAAAAACGGCGAGGTTGTGTTTAGGGGAAACGATGAACAGATTTATTATTGCTATGCGGGAGATAAGTCGAGTAATATTGTACTGGCATCATCGTCAAAGCTGCTTCAGGATGTTATATCACAGAATCCGGTTACATTAATACAATCCAATTCAGAGAAGCTTGGAATAAGATATAGCATTTTATTAAAACAGTATGCGCTAACCAAAGAAGGGTATGCATTTTGGGAAAACATTAAGAAAAACAGCGAACAATTAGGAAGCATATTTGATCCTCAGCCGTCAGAGATAAAAGGAAATATTCATAATGTAACCAATCCGGCAGAGCCGGTTGTTGGTTATTTAAGCGTAACGAATGTGCAAACCAAACGAATATTTATATCAAACAACGATTTGCCATTAACCTGGCAACCGCAGGTGGATGCTTTCTGTCAAATAGATTCTGTTTTGTTTGCCAACCCGCATAACGGAGCTAATGATGTTCAAAATCAAATTGTAAATGGTGGGTTAATACCAATTTCGACAATAAGCAAGGATGGGTTTCATGTTATTGGATATACAGCATCAACAGTAGAATGTACAGATTGTAGGGTACGAGGGCAGGTAACAGCTCCCCCATTTTGGAAATAATTGACGAGAAAATGATTATGAAAAAATATATATGGTTTTTGGCGATAGTTTGTGGAATAGCCGGAGGGTGTAAAAAGCCGTATAATCCATCGGTTATAAGCAGCCCCAACCATTATCTGGTGGTAGAGGGGGTAATTGATGTTGGCGATAGTATAACAGTTATTAAGCTAAGCCAAACTGTGAACCTTGGCGATGATGTTAAAACATCCGGCCTGGCCGGTTACACGGTAACTATTCAGGATGCAGCCGGAGCGTCCATAGCAGAATTGCAGCCGATACCCGGACAGGACGGAAAATATGCTTCGGCGGCGCCATTAACGCTTGATCAGTCAAAAAAATACAGGCTGCATATTTCGGGCGATGGCAAGGAATATGCTTCAGACTATACAGCAGTAAAAAAAACACCGCCTATTGATAGCATCGGTTTTATACCGAAGGGCAATAATTTGAATGTATATGTTAATACCCATGATGCAACAAACAGTACACGCTATTATCGCTGGGATTACACAGAGGTCTGGAAATTTCATGCCAAATACGTATCAGGGTTCCTTGTAGACCCGGTAACCAAAGAAGTAAGGAGCAGAAAAGAGAATGAAGCCGCATACTATTGCTATACGGGCGATATATCAAGTAATACAGTAATAGCATCATCAGCCAAGCTAACATCAGATGTTATATTCCAGGCACCGGTAACAACGATACCTTCTACCGCCGAGAAAATTTCAGTGCGGTACTCTATTTTATTGAGGCAATATGCTTTAACAAAAGAGTGTTATGAGTTTTGGGAAAACATCCGAAAAAACACCGAGCAACTGGGAAGTATCTTTGATGCCCAGCCATCGCAACTGCAAGGGAATATCCATAGCATATCTGACCCTGCCGACCCTGTTATCGGATTTATAACCATCACAAATGTTCAGCGGAAGCGCATTTTTATTGACAACAGCCAGTTGCCGACAGCGTGGTATCCTGTTTATCCATATAACTGTGAGGCAGATACTGCGCGTATATATAATCCGAAAAATATGCAGCACGAAGTACAGCAATTTATAATTGACGGAAATGGCATTCCAATTTCGGCCATTATAGAAATGAATGTATTAATTGGTTACACGTATTCAACTATCGAATGTACGGATTGCCGGATAAGGGGTAAATCATTACCTCCGCCATTTTGGAAGCCATAACGCACAAATAAAACACTAAAACAACAGCCAAGTAAGGCAGATCACATAATTGTTAAACAAACCAGCTTTTAGCTATGGGAAAACATAACGGAGTCACTAAGACTATAGTTTCGTCGGTTTTGGTTTTATTGCTT
The genomic region above belongs to Mucilaginibacter sp. KACC 22773 and contains:
- the infB gene encoding translation initiation factor IF-2, which produces MSEDKSIKLIKAVKELNIGMGTIVDFLATKGYKVDKHPMAQLNGDMYNALLKEFAFDKSIKEEAKQISIGKIRKEETAPLPERPVENRRSRDFENEEILIKNAGQYTAPQAEKPKPVEPAAPAAPVKTEERSDVLPGVKVIGKIDLNNLNAKPQPVADKPVVAEAPKPEPVVEAPKPVVAEVPKVEAPKPEPVVEAPKPVVAETPKVEAPKPPVVETPKAEEPKVEAPKPPAVQAPVVETPAEAPADGDDDVIRAKAERLTGPNIIGKIQLPVNAPKRNPIASSSNSNSADHKRKRKRKDSQGNPQQGGGGNHPQSQQGGGGSHPPHTPSGGGTINPNRPDFRNRGNGAPGNGGPQQGGGGGNRPDFRGNRNNAPQNTGPKEEPSEKDIQDQIKATLARLSGAGKSGKFAQRAKFRRQKRDDVAASADELAMEQELQSKVLKVTEFVTANELALMMDVSVTQIISTCMSLGMFVSINQRLDAETLTIVADEFGYQVEFVKPQDEEANLDQPDDPADLVPRAPIVTIMGHVDHGKTSLLDFIRKTNVIGGEAGGITQHIGAYEVTLPDNKGKITFLDTPGHEAFTAMRARGAQVTDIVIIVIAADDSVMPQTREAINHAQAAGAPIIFAFNKIDRPGANSDKIREQLSAMNILVEEWGGKYQTQEISAKTGLNIELLLEKVLLEAELLELKANPNKRAVGTVIEAALDKGRGIVTTILVQAGRLKVGDPILAGCYSGRVKALTNERGQRVESAGPSTPVQVLGMQGAPTAGDKFNVLESEVEAREIANKRLQLQREQGLRTQKHITLDEIGRRLAVGNFKELNIIVKGDVDGSIEALSDSLLKLSTEQIQVNIISKAVGQISESDVLLASASDAIIIGFQVRPSGSARKLAEAEQIDIRLYSIIYDAINEIKAAMEGMLAPTFEEKIVANVEIRETFKISKVGTIAGCMVLDGKINRNSKIRIVRDGVVIYTGELASLKRFKDDVKEVLTGYECGLNIQNFNNIEVGDIVEAYENVEVKRKL
- a CDS encoding TonB-dependent receptor yields the protein MKKIYFLSFWFLILMKVGNAQQTAVKTISVNFQQATIGQLVADVEAQTGYHFYYEPSLFDSLKVTIKLDNKPVEAVLDAAFKNTAFRYAITADRQVFLTKGREIQPSLAAGFFGVKPGTQAVKNNVTTTVAEFTDQKEKVIPEATTENKLYEIGNKTNTIGSGNATLSGYVRDSKSGEAVIGGSIFVTNTKTGVATDQFGYFTISLPKGRQILSIRGLGMRDTRRQIVLYSDGKLIIEMKEQITSLKEVKISAEKVANVRNVQLGVNRLDIKSIKQVPTVFGEADVLRVILTLPGVQSVGEATTGFNVRGGSADQNLILMNDATIYNPSHFFGFFSSFNPDIVKDIELYKSSIPEKFGGRLSSVLDVTNREGNKKKFTGSAGIGLITSRLNVEGPIIKDKTSFSFGGRTTYSDWLLKLLPDAYKHSQASFYDLNLDISHQINEKNNIYVTTYLSKDKFKLNSDTSYGYSNRNANIKWKHNFNDKLFSVIGAGIDRYQYDIASYDNPVNAYKLNFDINQTNFKADFVYYFNRKNTIDFGLTSIFYKLHPGNFQPNSPKSLVAPDVIPAQQALESALYLGDKYDFTEDFSVSGGIRYSIYNFLGPQMVYNYAPNLPKTTSNLLDSTNYSSGKFIKTYSGPEIRLSARYQLGDNTSLKGGYNTLRQYIHLLSNTTAIAPTDVWQLSDPNIKPQYGDQVSLGLYHNMKANTIETSVEIYYKRLRDYLDYRSGANLVLNHHIENDVLGTEGKAYGIEFLLKKTTGKANGWITYTYSRTFLRQTNPNEGELINGGTYYPANFDKPHAFNFIGNYRFSHRFSVSLNVTYSTGRPITLPVAKYEYGGSERVYYSDRNQYRIPDYFRSDFSMNIEGNHKVHQRTHNSFTIGVYNLTGRQNAYSTYFTEQGGIITGYKLSIFARPIPFINYNIRF
- a CDS encoding DUF4249 domain-containing protein — protein: MMKKNKDIWCIIVILGCIVAGCRKPYNPPAILAPNSYLVVEGVINSGADSTVITLSKTVNLSETPSSTLLSNATVTVEADGGAIYPLQASMSNPGKYIAVGLNLDNTKKYRLHITASGNKYLSDYVAVKATPPIDSITYKITEKGLQINSNTHDVTNNTRYYRWAYEETWRFHARFNSGLIVKNGEVVFRGNDEQIYYCYAGDKSSNIVLASSSKLLQDVISQNPVTLIQSNSEKLGIRYSILLKQYALTKEGYAFWENIKKNSEQLGSIFDPQPSEIKGNIHNVTNPAEPVVGYLSVTNVQTKRIFISNNDLPLTWQPQVDAFCQIDSVLFANPHNGANDVQNQIVNGGLIPISTISKDGFHVIGYTASTVECTDCRVRGQVTAPPFWK
- a CDS encoding DUF4249 domain-containing protein produces the protein MKKYIWFLAIVCGIAGGCKKPYNPSVISSPNHYLVVEGVIDVGDSITVIKLSQTVNLGDDVKTSGLAGYTVTIQDAAGASIAELQPIPGQDGKYASAAPLTLDQSKKYRLHISGDGKEYASDYTAVKKTPPIDSIGFIPKGNNLNVYVNTHDATNSTRYYRWDYTEVWKFHAKYVSGFLVDPVTKEVRSRKENEAAYYCYTGDISSNTVIASSAKLTSDVIFQAPVTTIPSTAEKISVRYSILLRQYALTKECYEFWENIRKNTEQLGSIFDAQPSQLQGNIHSISDPADPVIGFITITNVQRKRIFIDNSQLPTAWYPVYPYNCEADTARIYNPKNMQHEVQQFIIDGNGIPISAIIEMNVLIGYTYSTIECTDCRIRGKSLPPPFWKP